The Raphanus sativus cultivar WK10039 chromosome 2, ASM80110v3, whole genome shotgun sequence genome includes a region encoding these proteins:
- the LOC108816853 gene encoding protein PLASTID TRANSCRIPTIONALLY ACTIVE 16, chloroplastic — protein MTSSSTSFLLTTTPGAKFNRRKPVLTVLAAKQTGFQLGRPKGNDSEGKQTGKSPDSNPFRFDFGKLPDMKSLMPVVTNPSTGLAFGNNRKKDPGTVFVAGATGQAGIRIAQTLLQQGFSVRAGVPDLGAAQDLARVAATYKILSKDEIKRLNAVESPFQDAESIAKAIGNATKVVITIGATENGPDTPVSTSDALVVVQAAELAGVSHVTIVYDGSISGSTYNVLDGITSFFSNLFAQSQPLTISELIEKVAQTDVAYTLIKTSLTEDFSPEKSYNVVVSAEGSNSGSGSSSSEAYKVPKLKIASLVADIFANTAVAENKVVEVSTDPSAPSRPFDELFSVIPEDGRRKVYADAMAKARAEEEAKVAAERAREAAEAARELEMQMLKLSEKEAEAASLAEDAQQKAEAVGISVDGLFNKAKDIGSGLSWNTLGSQLATAVQNASETPKVQVATVRGQAKARNLPPKKAVVKPATAAFASKQKEERAKKPEKEVRKVFGGLFKQETIYVDDD, from the exons ATGACTTCCAGCTCCACTTCATTCCTGTTAACCACCACGCCGGGTGCTAAGTTTAACCGGAGAAAACCAGTGTTAACCGTGTTGGCTGCCAAACAGACGGGGTTTCAGCTCGGGAGACCCAAGGGCAATGACTCGGAGGGAAAACAAACCGGTAAATCGCCAGATTCAAACCCTTTCCGGTTTGATTTCGGTAAGTTACCTGACATGAAGTCGTTGATGCCGGTCGTGACGAACCCTTCGACCGGTTTAGCTTTCGGTAACAACAGGAAAAAAGATCCCGGTACGGTTTTTGTGGCCGGTGCTACAGGACAAGCCGGTATACGCATAGCTCAAACGCTCTTGCAACAAGGATTCAGCGTCCGAGCTGGTGTTCCTGATCTTGGAGCCGCTCAGGACCTTGCTCGTGTCGCGGCTACCTACAAG ATTCTATCAAAGGATGAGATCAAGCGGCTAAACGCGGTGGAATCGCCATTCCAAGACGCAGAATCAATCGCCAAAGCCATTGGAAACGCGACCAAGGTTGTGATTACCATCGGGGCGACAGAGAACGGCCCGGACACCCCAGTCTCGACCTCAGACGCGCTGGTCGTGGTCCAAGCGGCTGAACTCGCGGGCGTAAGCCACGTGACAATAGTCTACGACGGGAGCATTAGCGGGTCAACGTACAACGTGCTCGACGGGATAACTTCGTTCTTCAGCAACTTGTTCGCTCAATCTCAGCCTCTGACTATCTCTGAGCTCATCGAGAAAGTGGCTCAAACTGACGTGGCGTACACACTCATAAAGACGAGCTTGACGGAGGATTTCTCCCCGGAGAAATCTTATAACGTCGTCGTTTCGGCTGAAGGGAGTAACAGCGGAAGTGGCAGTAGTTCATCTGAGGCGTACAAA GTTCCAAAGTTGAAGATTGCCTCGCTGGTTGCAGACATTTTTGCTAACACGGCAGTGGCAGAAAATAAG GTAGTAGAAGTTTCTACAGATCCATCCGCACCGTCACGGCCATTCGATGAGCTTTTCAG TGTAATCCCGGAAGACGGGAGGAGGAAAGTGTACGCAGATGCGATGGCAAAGGCAAGAGCCGAGGAAGAAGCTAAAGTCGCTGCTGAGAGAGCCCGAGAGGCAGCGGAAGCAGCCAGAGAGCTTGAGATGCAAATGCTGAAGCTCTCTGAGAAAGAAGCAGAAGCTGCAAGCCTAGCTGAGGACGCGCAGCAAAAGGCAGAAGCTGTGGGAATTTCAGTGGACGGTCTATTTAACAAGGCAAAAGATATTGGATCCGGACTCTCCTGGAATACACTCGGTTCTCAGCTTGCTACCGCGGTTCAGAACGCTTCAGAAACGCCGAAAGTGCAGGTCGCTACTGTCAGAGGACAGGCAAAGGCTAGAAACTTGCCACCCAAGAAAGCAGTGGTGAAACCAGCCACAGCTGCGTTTGCGTCCAAACAAAAGGAAGAGCGTGCTAAGAAACCAGAGAAAGAGGTGAGGAAAGTGTTCGGAGGACTGTTTAAACAGGAGACCATCTACGTTGACGACGATTGA
- the LOC108835354 gene encoding uncharacterized protein LOC108835354 has product MEILAMKNNFDYTVIKSTRKWWYCRCKDALCNWSVRAEGMDGSAYFMINQCEERHSCAPSKKSNFGKTASARTIGRLIQHRYGDANDGPKPNDIIDFMRLDHSCEITYGHTWEAREFAIAAARGIPDRSYAKIPSYLHMLKEANPGTHTHCEINDKGRFMYLFMAFGQSVRGYYNASEGGVLLVATAVDGNSNLYPIAFGVVDSENDDSWGWFFRQLKVVIDDCQYLAFVSDRNSSIAKAIGTVYPQSAHGICIHHLLTNVVAFFKTKGFTALVEKASRAYRFTEFEEHITQIFDMSPELGRYLQEADVRKWARSLFPGSMYDIRTTNPAESINSVLRVPREYPVIHLLDSIRELFTQWFYECRLVSSKHLDPLTAEVEKKIDRRIVKAKGFNVYKTDNVKSVVKRDIYDCHVDLERRTCTCGKYDIGKIPCRHAIPAIYSRGLEVHRFTDAFYSTTAWRTTYEESINPIAVP; this is encoded by the exons ATGGAAATTTTGGCGATGAAGAACAATTTCGATTACACTGTTATCAAATCCACGAGAAAATGGTGGTATTGCCGATGTAAGGATGCATTATGCAATTGGAGTGTGCGTGCAGAAGGTATGGACGGGTCTGCATATTTCATGATCAACCAGTGTGAGGAACGACATTCATGTGCACCTTCAAAGAAAAGCAATTTCGGAAAAACAGCATCGGCAAGAACAATTGGGAGACTAATACAACATCGATACGGTGATGCCAACGATGGCCCAAAACCAAATGACATCATTGACTTTATGAGATTGGACCATAGTTGTGAGATTACTTATGGGCACACTTGGGAAGCTCGGGAGTTTGCTATTGCAGCTGCTAGAGGTATACCAGATCGCAGTTATGCTAAAATACCATCGTATTTGCATATGCTTAAAGAAGCTAATCCTGGTACGCATACTCACTGTGAAATTAATGACAAGGGGAGATTCATGTATCTATTTATGGCATTTGGGCAATCAGTTAGAGGATACTACAATGCAAGCGAAGG aGGAGTTCTACTTGTTGCTACTGCTGTAGATGGTAACTCTAACTTGTATCCGATTGCATTTGGAGTTGTTGATTCAGAGAATGACGATTCATGGGGTTGGTTCTTCAGACAGTTGAAAGTGGTTATTGATGACTGTCAATACTTGGCTTTTGTCTCAGATAGAAATTCATCTATTGCTAAAGCGATTGGGACTGTCTACCCGCAATCAGCACATGGAATATGCATTCATCACTTGTTGACCAATGTGGTTGCATTTTTTAAGACAAAAGGGTTCACCGCCTTGGTTGAAAAGGCTTCACGGGCATATAGGTTCACTGAATTTGAGGAACATATCACCCAAATCTTTGATATGAGTCCTGAGCTTGGAAGATATCTACAGGAGGCTGATGTGCGCAAATGGGCTCGTTCTCTGTTCCCTGGATCCATGTACGACATTAGGACCACAAACCCTGCAGAGTCAATAAATTCAGTCTTGAGAGTACCTAGAGAATATCCGGTTATTCATTTGCTAGATAGTATAAGAGAACTGTTCACTCAATGGTTCTATGAGTGTCGCCTGGTAAGCTCTAAGCATCTTGATCCTTTAACCGCTGAGGTGGAGAAAAAGATAGATAGGAGAATTGTGAAGGCAAAAGGGTTTAACGTTTACAAGACTGACAACGTCAAATCGGTGGTGAAAAGAGACATATATGATTGTCATGTTGATTTGGAAAGAAGAACATGCACATGTGGGAAGTACGATATAGGAAAAATTCCTTGCCGACACGCCATTCCAGCAATTTATTCACGAG GTTTGGAAGTACACAGATTTACCGACGCCTTCTACAGCACTACAGCGTGGAGAACCACCTATGAGGAAAGCATTAATCCAATAGCAGTTCCATAG